The following coding sequences lie in one Drosophila sulfurigaster albostrigata strain 15112-1811.04 chromosome 2R, ASM2355843v2, whole genome shotgun sequence genomic window:
- the LOC133837128 gene encoding zinc finger protein squeeze: MAELPTTPNGAAAIGAGGDYLHRSIDQLRTLSHLTQADLRTAQLVHDYKPFNISEFRQNVERLDYSLKNGLVQHQQILVEQQQQQQQQHQQSLQHEQEQQQQQQQQQQLHHQPQLKVSYSAPSSPPTPTQLSEQQEQKYDASRSPSRQQVSNGSNGSSPEDQRQGGEQTKPYKCNSCSKSFANSSYLSQHTRIHLGIKPYRCEICQRKFTQLSHLQQHIRTHTGDKPYKCRHAGCPKAFSQLSNLQSHSRCHQTDKPFKCNSCYKCFVDEVTLLEHIPKHKDSKHLKTHICQLCGKSYTQETYLQKHLQKHADKAEKQQQRHTAPVTNLQQHVPAGGIGLNLQRQAMNDANAAYWAKMGADSAAATLAEAIQQQLPQANGSSYANFATLQQHQQQQQQQQELLQQHHQRLANGGGDTPGHSQSPHEDAGEDLVLRQSTPQHHLQQQQQQQQQQQQQHQQQQHSHSPGPGSSAFTPLSATVVPPPSHLQQHRAPPAATAAYLYQQNAAAAAAAFPTQLISLHQIRNYAHQPGAGLIPSDHLALGLSAVAKEKAQ; encoded by the exons ATGGCCGAGCTGCCAACAACGCCAAACGGCGCTGCAGCCATTGGCGCTGGTGGCGACTATCTGCATCGGTCGATCGATCAACTGCGTACCCTCAGCCATCTGACGCAGGCGGATTTGCGCACCGCCCAGCTGGTCCATGACTACAAGCCCTTCAACATCAGTGAGTTTCGCCAGAACGTTGAGCGTTTGGACTATTCGCTGAAGAATGGCCTTGTGCAGCATCAGCAAATACTtgtggagcaacagcagcagcagcaacaacaacatcagcagtcGCTGCAACAcgaacaggagcagcagcaacaacagcagcagcaacagcaactgcatcaTCAGCCGCAGCTCAAGGTGAGCTATAGTGCGCCAAGTTCGCCACCAACGCCCACACAGCTCAgcgaacaacaagaacaaaag TATGATGCAAGTCGCTCGCCATCGCGTCAACAGGTCAGTAATGGCAGCAACGGCTCCTCGCCGGAGGATCAGCGTCAGGGTGGCGAGCAAACGAAGCCCTACAAATGCAACTCGTGCAGCAAATCGTTTGCCAACTCATCGTATCTGTCGCAGCACACACGCATCCATCTGGGCATCAAGCCGTATCGCTGCGAGATCTGCCAGCGCAAATTCACACAGTTGTCGCATCTGCAGCAACACATTCGCACCCACACCGGGGATAAGCCGTACAAATGCCGGCATGCCGGCTGTCCCAAGGCATTCTCGCAGTTGTCCAATCTGCAGTCGCATTCGCGATGCCATCAAACCGATAAGCCATTCAAATGCAACTCCTGCTACAAGTGCTTTGTCGATGAGGTGACGCTGCTCGAGCACATACCCAAGCACAAGGATTCGAAGCATCTGAAGACGCACATTTGCCAGCTGTGCGGCAAATCCTACACACAGGAAACGTATCTGCAGAAGCATCTGCAAAAGCATGCCGACAAGGCggagaaacagcaacagcgtcaCACGGCGCCGGTGACGAATCTGCAGCAACATGTGCCCGCCGGCGGCATTGGTTTGAATCTACAGCGTCAGGCCATGAACGATGCGAATGCGGCGTATTGGGCAAAGATGGGAGCGGATAGTGCGGCTGCCACGCTGGCCGAGGCTatacaacagcagctgccgcaaGCAAATGGCAGCAGCTATGCCAACTTTGCGACACtccagcaacatcagcagcagcaacaacagcaacaggaactgctgcagcagcatcatcagcgtCTGGCTAATGGCGGTGGCGATACGCCGGGGCATTCGCAAAGTCCACACGAAGATGCTGGCGAGGATCTTGTGTTGCGTCAGAGTACGCCGCAGCATCacctgcaacagcagcagcaacaacaacagcagcagcaacaacagcaccagcaacagcagcactcCCATTCACCAGGTCCCGGCTCGTCGGCGTTTACGCCGCTCAGCGCTACTGTGGTGCCACCGCCATCGCATCTGCAACAGCATCGTGCACCGCCGGCTGCGACAGCTGCCTATCTGTATCAACAGaatgctgccgccgccgctgctgccttTCCCACGCAGCTGATCTCGCTTCATCAGATACGCAACTATGCCCATCAGCCTGGCGCTGGCCTAATACCCAGCGATCATCTCGCGCTCGGTCTCAGCGCTGTGGCCAAGGAGAAGGCTCAATAG